The DNA region CAACCGTGAAAATGGTCAAGATTGCCGTTGCCGCTCCGGGCCGTAAGTCACAGGCCACCACATCTCGCAGCTTGCAAAGCTAACCACATTCATTATTGCAGAGGTCGCTCGTGAGATCATCGAAGTTCTTGTCGCTACTGGGAAGCATGAAGTGATCACGCTTGCTCGCCGGGTAAGTCAACCCAAAAGTAGCAGACGCAATCTCTGGCCCAAGATCTGACTCCAGATAGGAACTTGCCCCAGAGGAAATTGTCGAGGGCACAACCCCACTCAAGGTCGACTTTCACAACCAagctgagctggagaaggtcCTTCAGGGCGTCCATACTGTTCTCTCGTTTGTGGTTGTTCAGAATGACCCCGATGGCATCGCTCAAAAGACTCTCATCGACGCCGCCATCGCAGCCGGAGCCAAGCGCTTCGCTCCGAGCGAGTGGTTTATGTAGGTTCATCTTCGTAGGCCTCAGCCCGACAACATGACACTGACACAGCTAGTGCTCGCTACACTCATCTCCAGTGGGCCGCCAGCAAGGTGGCCATCCGCGACTATCTCGGAGAAAAGAACAAGGACGGCAAAGTCATCGAGTACTGTCTGTTCCAGCCTGGCATATTCACTGACTACCACGCCAACGAGAACATCAACAAGCATCTCAAGACGAACGACTTCCTCCCCATTGACTTTGCAAACCACAAGTTGCTCGCTCCCGGGAGTCTCAAACCCCGCTTGACGGCCACCACAGTCCGGGATGTCGCCAACATCGTCGCAAAGGCAATCGAATACGAAGGCGAGTGGCCAAAGATTGGAGGCATCGCGGGTGAAACACTTACGCTCGCCGAGGAGCTAGCGATTGGGGAGAAGATAAGAGGTTTGTTGACTTCCCAACCTGAATCTTTTGGCGTCCTACCTACTACGTCTTGGCTCGTCACATGGCAGTACTCTAATCCAATAACACAACACAGGCAAGAAATTCGAAGTTGAGTTGCTGGATGTTGATAGCCTCAGAAAAGGAGAATGGAACGGTTCGTGGGTCAAACCACTTGAGCACCCCTCGATTCAACACCTTGACGAGGAGACGCGGGCGGCCTTCTCCAAGGCGGCGTTTTCGGGTTTTCTGCTTGCGTTGGTGGACGACGAGTTGGTGGTATCGGATGAGTGGAACCGCATCTTCCCCGACTACAAGTTTACAGGGGTCGAGGAATTCGTCTCGAAGTTTTGGGCCGGGAAGCCGTAGGTAGTGCAAGGTAGTGTTGCCGCAATTTGGTTGACCGAATGTCGGGTGGCAAGCGGCATGCATGTGCTCACACGAGCAGCAGGTGGCCGGCACGCCGGTTggaggattgggaggggTTAACGAAAGAtggaagctggagaggcTTGCGAGTTCTTGGGAGTCTTGGACTGTTGGAGAAAGTTGGAGAGATATGGAAGCTGGATGGGCCATGGAAGGGGCTTGGCTGTTGATAGGTGCATGGCTTGCATGGCTTCTCATCTTCTGGAAATAACCGTCCTTCATGCTCTCACTGGctccttcatcccatctcctcTGTGAATATCGATATCTCCCCCACTGTTAGAAGCATGGAATATAAGGCGCCGAGAAATGCCGAGACCGGTGCTACGCCGCACCAACCCGGAGAACCCTCTTGGCCAACCCCACCACACTTGCCCGGGAATGGAACCTCCAACGGTTCCCCCACAAATTCTTTGGACCTTGTGCCTGGATCTGTGGAGCCCGGCTGTCGGGAAAGGAAGTTGACAAGACCAAGCCTTGTCGGCAAGATACCACCCTAGACCCGAACAGTCAAGGATCAGCCGTTGAAACCTGCCTCTTCTGGCAGTTCACCAGAGGAGCAGATGGCTGACGTGATTAGCTAGCACGATAACCGGGCCAAGATTCCCCTTCACGACGACTCTACCAACGACGACCTGCCCGCATGCATGGGTTGCAGTATTGGGAGGGCGATGGACCGTGATGGACAGTAGGAAGAGCAGGAGCGGGAGGGGAAGCAACTCCAAAGGCGACGCTGACATTGACATGGTACTCCAAGAATAGCACCCACGGTCTCCGTTGATCGACAATTATAAATACCGACGggccctcaccctcgccgtcaagacaaagagagagaggtcaGTCAGACTCGGGACATCCTCTCCTCtgatctccttcttccaccaccacttcttcttcttcatccatcCACCCTCAAGCCAACCACGTCCAACCGCCAACATGAAGGTTACTTCCGTTgtcgccgctgccgcttTCGGCGCGACGACTGTCTCTGCCGGCCTCTCCGCCGAGGCCGCCAGCAAGCATGAGGAAGTCATGGCTCTGAAGATCAAGCAGTGGGATGCCGCTCGCGCCTCCGGTCTCTTCGGTGGTTCCAAGCTCTACAAGGCCCTCTTCAGCACCGTTCCTTGCAGAAACGGCAAGGCCGGCGAGTACTCCTGCAACAACGTCAACCTCCAGGCTTTCCTCTCCCACGAGGATCTCGGCTCCGCCTCCAAGGCCGGCAACGATGTCTGGGGCTGGACCGACAAGAAGTCTAAGCGCGAGTTCGGTATCGTTGGTCAGACCGACGGTGTCGCCTTCGTTGAGATCACGGGCCTCGGTCGTCTCGAGTACATCGGCCGCCTCGACACCCAGACCGAGATCGTCTCGTGGAGAGATATCAAGGTCATTGGCGACTATGCCTACATTGGCGCCGAGGCCAACAACCACGGTATCCAGATCTTCGACCTCCGCAAGCTCCTCGACGTCAAGCCCTGGTGgaaccccttcttcttcaagcccAAGGTCTTCAGCAAGGAGACCGATATCACCCTCTTCGATGGCGTCGGTGCCACCCACAACATCGTCGCCCACGAGGAGACCAACATGATCTACGCCGTCGGTGGCCGCTCCGGCGCCAACGCCCGCAACACCCCCTGCGCCGGTGGCATGTTCATGGTTGACgtttccaaccccctcaagcCAGTGTCCCCTGGCTGCATTCCCCAGGACGGTTACGTTCACGATGCCCAGTGCGTCATCTACAAGGGCCCCAGCGCCGCCTACAAGGGTCGTGAGATCTGCTTCAACTTCAACGAAGACACCCTCACCGTTATGGACGTCACCAACAAGTCGGCCCCCGCCGTCGTCTCCCGCACTCCCTATGAGGGCAATGCCTACTCTCACCAGGGCTGGCTCATTGATGAGAACCagtccttcctcctcctcgacgacgagctcGATGAGCAGAACAAGGTCGGGCCTGCTGCCAACggccgcaccaccacctacatCTTCAACGTTGCCAACCTCGAGGCCCCCGTCAACACTGGTTACTACCAGTCCCCTGCCAAGTCCATCGACCACAATCAATACGTGAGTTTTTCTCTTGTGAGATTTGAAGTGTTCAGATCGCTAACATGCTGCTCAACAGGTCATCGATGGTCTCACCTACCAGGCCAACTACGGCTCCGGCCTCCGCGTCGTCGATGTCTCCTCCGTCAAGGTCGACCCCACCGGCGCCAAGTTCAAGGAGACGGGCTTCTTCGACTGCCACCcggaggacgatgatgtcAACGGTGTCACCGAGTTCCTCGGCACCTGGTCCGTCTACCCCTACTTCAAGTCCGGctacatcctcctcaactccatTGAGCGCGGTATCTTCTCGCTCAAGTACACCGGCAAGAAGGCCGCGTACAAGCTCTAAGTCTGTTGCgatggggtttttgggtAGACAGGTTGTATATATAGCTAGCAGTCACTATTGATAATTCTTATTTGTCTCATGTCATGTTTTATTGTGGCTTGAGCTTTTGATTGGTGGCGCTGTTGTAGAGCTACAGTTTCTACACCGCAACTCTATGCTGACTGGATGCCCTGGTCATCTGAACTGGCGTATTGCATGTCCTGCCTCTTTGGGTTCACCGGCCGGAAATAAGCCCTGCCCGCCCAACGCGATACTGTACAGCCCGTCACCTCGGATTTATCCAGGTACCTTCATCGTACCAGCCAGCCAATGGTCTGGCGCCACTGAAGTGAACAATTCATCGTTACACTACACTGCCTGACAGCTGGTCAATCATGGTACAGCCGGAGTCTGGTTGATCGAGCTCAGAACGAATCACAACTTGTTGTCAGCGTCCAAATAGGACCGAGATATTTGTAGGATTAGTCCGCACCGATGAATACGAGGTTTAGGAATACGATGCAGAAAGACCCGACCGTAACGAGATATGACATTGTTGCGATGATATGCTCGATCAAAGGATGGGATTGGTGTGTATAAATTGACCCTTGAGTCTAACCCTTGATCTGCTTTCATGCCATCATCCTCTCACACTCACCATCCACGTTAGAATACTCTCACAGATCCCTTTGCTTTACTACCCCTTCAAAGTTTCAACAAAAATATCACAACGATGAAGTCGATTTTCTCCctcgctgccgctgccgccctTGTCGGCCTGTCCAACAGCACGCCAGTCCCTGACGCAACAGCCGCCGCTCACGGCCCCTACCACATCTCAGGCTTCTTCGCCTCAAAGCCACATTTGAGCAGTGGCTGCCGGTGTGTAACCCAACAACTacaccccctttccatcacCCCTTTTCTggccccctctccctccccactctccctccccactctcctccccactctccctccccactcaTACTGACCCGTCCCTTCCCAGCTTCGAATTCAACCTcacatcccccaccctcccctccacccccccagtCTACTGTTGGGCCTCAGTCGAGCTAGGCTTCTCAGGCGCAACCTGGCTGGGGTATGTGTATCAAGGACTAGGTCACTGCGATAACGAGAGGGTCGACTGGACGTTCAACCATCCCAGAGGGGCAGAGACGGATAGAAACGACGCAGTGTTTAATGTCACGGTTGACGGGGTGTTGGGGACGTATAGGGTGCCGAAGGAGGATATCTATGTGAACTTGAACGATGAGGGGAATCCGTTTGATAATGATGTCAGTTATAGCGGGCCGAGGGAGTTTGAGATTGTGGATTTCCCTGGGGGGGACTAGATGGAGGGGGAattgaaggggaaggggagaggggggtggttcgGGCGAGATTTTTTGGATTAAATGTTGGAATTTAGAGAGCTGAACTCCTACCGGAGTGTTGGACCGATGGTTTTTTGTAACAACTTGAAGTTGACATTGACCCCCTTTTCTCATACCACCCTTTTTCCACATTGCcgctcaaccccctctccccgccTTGCTCTCTTCTTATCTCAACCCCCGTCTGATACCCTCTTCCATCTAACCCTTTCCTTTAACCACCCTTCCCACCTCTctttcttccaccaccacccccatcaccttTCACCTACCTCCTacaccccttccaccccacAACATCAGAACCACCATTAGGAGCGGGCCAGAGAGCAGCCGTCAAATGGAATTCCCACAGGCCAGAGTAGTGTGCGCTTCACTTTGTGTTCGCTCGCGCCTGAGTACAGGACCGCGAAAGGGGTTACACGTTGACGGGCTGGAGTTTGTGAACAggttgggtgatggttggcaGGTAATTCGGTGGCCATCTTGGTGCGGGTATTGGTGAGATGGTTATACCAGGGAGGAAAATGGTTATTTTCGTAGAGGGCTGGGGACGGGGCATGGCCGTGTTGGTCGATTGGATGTCgtgatggttgatgaagacgggATGGGTGGTGTACTTGGGCAACCGGGGTCTAAGCGGACAATGTCTAATGGTTTAGCCGGTCATGGTAAGACGGGTCTAGTTCCTGTCTTGGTGGTATACAATTACTGTCTGGTTTTCTGTCAATAGAAATAACAAGTTCAACAACGCTCGAGAGTTGGATACTGACAAGGGACTTATTTCCATGACTCCcagtgttgttgatgtgtcTTCCGCATTGTCAAGTCTAAAATGTGAGCAAAATGATGTCGTTCCATGCCCAAAGTTTCATTTTTGAGGAGACAAAGCATCTACATCAGACCCTACCATGTGCCAATCACGAAGGATGCCTTGATGTAAAACTAGTGGGCGTCAGAATAACACTCACTTGTGTCTTCAAAACGTCAACCTACCTCACCGGATAATCAAGGTGCCTTGTGGAATGGTAGTTAGGCTTCTAAACATTGGAAAGAGCCGCCTAATTATTTTCGACAGGCCTCTTATTATATCTGGTAGGCCTCTTATTATCTTCAATAACCATATAATATACTTGATAGACCTCATTTAACCCATGCTAGGGCCTCATCTAATACCTTGAAGGCCTCAAAAACACACAGCACGCCCTTCCGtaacctcaacacctccatgAACATCCCTTCAACATCCCTTcaatacccctccccctagAATCACCCATCCAAAACCCCCTGACAAgccctcaaactccccacAACCGTCAAACTCAACAACGGGCTAATAATATACGAAAtcgtcaacaacctcgcAATCGCCCCCTCTtgctccccccccaccccctccgtaACTTGCACCAAACTAATCAACTTCTGTGCCGACGGCCCCGCAGGCATAAGCATCATGGTAAACCACAGAATAGGATCACTCCCCACCCAATCCGTCTTCGTCGCCAGCAGCCAAATCGTCCCGATGCTCATCGCCGGCCAGATGACAAACCGCACCAGCAGAATAAACGACACCGTACCCCAAGGGACAATATTCCTCAGCTTCCCATCTTCCCTCCCTTGTTTCCTGCTCTTGCGGAACTCCTTGATCGAGTTGAACAGCGAAAGCCCAGTGACGAGGACAGGCAGGGGCGCAAACAACTGGCTGATCGTCTTGAGGGAAGCGGTCAACCAAGCGGTGAAGATACCGCCTTCTTGAGTCGGGGCAAAAAAGGCcttgtgaagagggggagccAGGCCAACCACAGCGCCAATCACCGCCCCAATGAGGGGGGCGTTGAAAAAAGACAGGACAAGCGACACCCACCACTGGGCACGAGGGGAGAGACCATCCCACTGCTCCTGCGACACAAAAAATGGGTGCTCGTCCGTGTAGTTCTCCTGCTGCCGGTTGTCGCGCCCACTCGACGAGCTGTTCCGGTTCCCGAGGAGACGAGTCTGCTCGTCCGCACTcgcttcttcatcatcctgATTCCCGCCTCCGCTCTCGTCCGAGCCATCCTTGTCCTCGCCATCCCACGAGTCCGTGTCCTCGAGCAAACGAGGACCAACCGCAAAAGTAATGCAGTTGGAGATTGTTGAAAACACCAAAAAGTACGACTTGGCGCGCTCGACTGCTTCCTTGCTGGATTCATCTCCCATGACCAGCGTGTCCAAAATTCCCGTCTCTTGTAGTGCCCCaatgaggaggagcgggtAACtcgtggtgttgttgatgaggatggcgacgGAGGCCCAGTTGGGCATTCCGAAACCGAATTGGGCGAGCATGCCGATGCCAAAGGAGACAATGTGGCAGACTACACCCCAGATGACGATGGGGACATAGTTGCTGACGGAGTCGAGGTCGAGTTGAGAGCCGactttggtgatgagaagcgCAGGCAAAAAAAGCTGGACGCAGATCTTGGAGATCTTCTTGCTGCTTTTGCGGTCGAGAAGTCCCAGCCAGCCCGCGACGCCGCCATAGGtcatgacgaggaggacTGAGAGGGAGGCCTGGATGGCGCCGAGAAAAGATTCAAAGAGGCCGGTAGACCCCATGGTGATTGTTTTGATGTCGTCTGCTACAAGGTGTGGTGTGTTAGTCGAGGCTTTGGAAGTGCTCTGGGCGAAGCTGATAAGCTTCTCTTAGAGGGTGTAATGGTTCAGGCACCATGCGCAGAAGATCTGGGGAAGAGATCTAGGTGTGGTAGATGTCTTGCTCAAATATGGTTCCTGAAAGGTCTAGAACGTGTCGTGTGCTTGATTGCCTTGGCTGGCACCCGACGCCTTGGAACAGCTGAATGCATGACGAGTGGGCGCTCAAACTGATGACGAAAGCCAAGAAACGGTGGCCGGCCAGGGGTTGGCTGTCGCGGTGACAACaaagccaagaaggccaagacaAGGCGCCGTTGGGAATGTGGGTCTATGATTTAAAGTGGCTTTTGGCTGGGTAAGAACTAAAACACTGAAAGACATTGCTTGGCATGAATCAATCCAGATTTATGACTTGCAGAAGTCCATTAGACATAGCTTCCGAAAATGGCCTATCTGAACATCATATGAAAATGATAGAGTGGAGATGGCAGATGTGAAGAGTCTCAATCGAGGTGAGGCCATCTTTCAAAATATTGACCTTCCCAGACCTATGGCTGAGAAGCTCGAAGCAAAAAGTGACGGGAGAGTGCAAGAGGTTTCGATGGAACAAGCAATTCGACCAAAAATCAAGAACAGCCACTTGACTGTTCCAAACATCCGAGGAAACGCCAAAGAAACACTACATCGTCAGAAAGCAAAACTGAATAGCTAGGCTTACCGACAATCTCCCAGCCGCGCGAGCAGCCGGTCACGGGGGGCGGGGctggaggtggcggcggcggaggaggaggaggagggcccgaagggggggttagtggcggcgtcggcggcggcgtcctGGGAGGCGTGTGAGTAGGCGTTGGAGGCGGCGCGTAAGGGCTCGCGGACCCCATCTTGACGTTCTTGATgacaagaggaaaaaaaggccAGACATTTGCGATTTTTTCTGACACTActtcaccaccccagccaagCTGCCCTACAGAAGGAAGGAGCCCCTCGCCATATACTCAGTCTTGTCGCACTACCCCAGTGACAGGTCATTATGTCGATACCTGTAGAGAAATAAAACCTCTTCGATCAATCGAGACAGAAACTACATCTTCATGTTCAACTCAATTATCCCAGATACCATCCAGTTTGCTACATACTCAGACAGGGGAACTAGACATAACCTCACCGAGACTTTAAGAGTCAAAGTGCGCATAGAAACAGTCATAGACAGACAATCAACTGTCCAAGAATGTTTCCAATCACATCAACCGATCATATCTGCCTAAAGCTTGCGCCGTGACATTGTAGCCCGTACCCCCGGACTATCATGAGCTCCAAGTGCCACAAAAGCATCCCTATGGCAAGCAATGTCCCTTCCCAAAGTTGTCTCGTACATCTCCCAGTCAAACCGCTTTACAATTGTGGCCGCTGTCAAGTACATTTCAGCATAGGCTAGACTGAAAACAGCATATGTCAGTCGTGGATTCCAGCACGAAGTGCGAAGTCGATCCGTACCTGATTCCAAGACAAGCTCtcgaccccctcccaaacggTACCAGGTATCTGTCCAATCTCTTCCCTGAGCCTAACCAGCGCTCCGGTTTAAAGACATGCGGCTCAGGAAAAACGGTCGGGTCCATTAGGATAAAGTACCCAGTCTGCGAAACTGGGGTACCGGCAGGAATGACATATTGCTTGTAGATGATGGCTTCATGTGCGACTCGAGGAAGTCTTGTGGTGATACCGTAGGAGAGTCGGAGTGCCTCTTTGATTACCGCTGTCTGTTGTTCGGGGAGGTTAGCAGGTATTGCTGAAGGGGAGAGAGATCTGCAATCTCACCAGATATGGAAGCTGTTGCAACGTGCTCCAAGAAGGGATATCCTGCTCGCTTGGTATGGCCACATCCAACTCTTCTCTGAATCGCTCCAACGCGTCCGGAACGTGCTTCAAGTAGAAGAACATCCTTGTTAGCGTCTGACCTGTAGTCTCAGATCCAGCACCAGTCAACAGTGTAGCCTCATCGCACATTCGCTTCAACGTCCTCTCGCTCGGTGGCAGATTCTCGTTGTCACGCAAAGCGTGGAAAATCGAACGGGCGCCGGACTTCTCTCCATCGGTCCCCGCAAGTATCGGGTTGACCTGCTTGATCATGTCCTCTTGCCGGGCGAGCATGTAAGCCACGCCTGGACTCGTCCTTTTCACAATGGATTGGGGGATCCGCTCCATCAATGACGGGATCCAAGGGAACTGCATCATCAGAAAGCAGCCCCCCGTCGCACCGACGACGGCCTCCTTGAACTGCAGTTCGAAGTCAGGCTTGTCGAGGTACTTTCTGTCGTGCCCAAAGCTGTAGTCGCAGATCACGTCCATGGTCAGCGCCATGAGTGCGGCATCAAGGCGGAAGACCTCCCCCGTCTGGGCAATCTTGTCCAATCTAGCGGAAAGCTTTTCCACTTTGGACTTGATCAACGGCTCCAGCTTGGTGACGGATGCCACAGAGAAGAAGGGATTGAGGGCTGCCCGACGAAGTCGATGTAGGTCGTGTGGCACGGTCGTGAAGGTGGAACTGCTAGCGACAGCCAGTCTGGTCCACCATTCGTACTTGTCGAGCTTGCGCTTCGAGTTGACGCCACATCCGTAGAGCTCGTCGTAGAAGTCTGGATCCAGAATGTGTAGCTCGTGGGGATTGATCCGGACGATTGGACCGTATCTTTGATGCATTTCTTCCACCCTCCACATGAACTGTCCTTTTTTGACCACGTTCCAGTAGAACTCGTACCAGAGTGTTACGGCTGTCAACTTGGGACCGGGAAACCTGGACAGTGGGTGGAAGTAAAGACGCCAGATGACGGTGGTAGCCATCCAGCAGAGTCCACCGACGATGGCGGCCACAAGCGGCCAAGGTGTGATTGTCTCCATGGCGCCGTCGCTCTCACCGTCTGATATTCAGGGAATATTCTCGGGAACTCGCGCTAGCTTCGATCGACACAGGGCTTTTGACCAGGAGCTGGTGGGAGTAAGTACTATCTAGGATGAACAAAGGTCAGTTGCCAGTTTGATCTCCCTGGGTGTTCAAAGAGGGGTAAGCTGAAGCAGCACGACGAACCAGCAGAACCAACATCGTGTTGGATACTGGGCCAAGCCAAGCCCGACGGCCACGGCTGTTATCACAGAGCATGAGCAACCAATCGGACAGCATGGTGCAGGGACCTATTGAACCAACATCGCCGGAGGGAGCTGAAGCCCCGGACGCGGTACCACAACATCTTTGTTGTACCACACTGGCGAATTTGACGGTAAGGGCACTCGTTTGCTAGGTGTCGGATAGACAGATCTACCCCGTCAACCTCCCATGGTGTCTGAGCCTACAACATACCCATACAGTACTAGAAGCTCTGCTCTAGACTGTAAGCCTGCCGGGATGGAAAGCTGTGGTACCTTGGTGACAGAGCGTGGGTGCTGGGAAGGCTCCTAGAGTATAGAAAATCGGCACAGAGAGACGTCTCATCACAGATAGCTGTATGGCATGCCGTCTTGTATCAGATTGGTATACATTGTTGAGAGATACTTGAGGAAAATTGGCCAACCCATCGGCGATTCTGGCGAGGCGGTGATTCTTGCCTCGTGTGGTGCAGGACGGAGCAGGTACACAGGCagagcaacctggaaggtTTGGGGCGATCAGGCGTCCAGTGAAAGAACAAGCCCGCTTGCGATGCTGTGGACCTAGGTTCAGTGGGCAGCACCGCAAACCTTTCCAGACCGTACAAGTAATCGCACCACTGGCAAATCTCCTGGCCCAGTGCTCGAGATGGGTAGGTGCTccgagaggaagaagggatTGAAAGGCGTGCACCCACGGTCTGTCTGGTTTACGaagtcttcttctccgctcTTATGCTCCGTGACAGGTTGACTTTTCCTCTGCAGCCAGCACCGGATCCTGCACCACCAGGGAACTCGAAATCAATAATGACCTCTTGACCTCTCATCTTCGCCGTCCATCGGGCTGGTATTATCCTATTATCTATTCTtgacccaccaccacaagtGGCTTACTCCGTACAGGCGATGCCTCTGCAGCTGGTACAGCTGCAGAGAGCCGGGGAAAATGTTCCATCAATTATCTCCTCATTATCAACACGATCATCAACTGCCTCATC from Podospora pseudocomata strain CBS 415.72m chromosome 3, whole genome shotgun sequence includes:
- a CDS encoding hypothetical protein (COG:S; EggNog:ENOG503P079): MVKIAVAAPGQVAREIIEVLVATGKHEVITLARRELAPEEIVEGTTPLKVDFHNQAELEKVLQGVHTVLSFVVVQNDPDGIAQKTLIDAAIAAGAKRFAPSEWFIARYTHLQWAASKVAIRDYLGEKNKDGKVIEYCLFQPGIFTDYHANENINKHLKTNDFLPIDFANHKLLAPGSLKPRLTATTVRDVANIVAKAIEYEGEWPKIGGIAGETLTLAEELAIGEKIRGKKFEVELLDVDSLRKGEWNGSWVKPLEHPSIQHLDEETRAAFSKAAFSGFLLALVDDELVVSDEWNRIFPDYKFTGVEEFVSKFWAGKP
- a CDS encoding hypothetical protein (EggNog:ENOG503NUT8), translating into MKVTSVVAAAAFGATTVSAGLSAEAASKHEEVMALKIKQWDAARASGLFGGSKLYKALFSTVPCRNGKAGEYSCNNVNLQAFLSHEDLGSASKAGNDVWGWTDKKSKREFGIVGQTDGVAFVEITGLGRLEYIGRLDTQTEIVSWRDIKVIGDYAYIGAEANNHGIQIFDLRKLLDVKPWWNPFFFKPKVFSKETDITLFDGVGATHNIVAHEETNMIYAVGGRSGANARNTPCAGGMFMVDVSNPLKPVSPGCIPQDGYVHDAQCVIYKGPSAAYKGREICFNFNEDTLTVMDVTNKSAPAVVSRTPYEGNAYSHQGWLIDENQSFLLLDDELDEQNKVGPAANGRTTTYIFNVANLEAPVNTGYYQSPAKSIDHNQYVIDGLTYQANYGSGLRVVDVSSVKVDPTGAKFKETGFFDCHPEDDDVNGVTEFLGTWSVYPYFKSGYILLNSIERGIFSLKYTGKKAAYKL
- a CDS encoding hypothetical protein (EggNog:ENOG503PXY8); amino-acid sequence: MKSIFSLAAAAALVGLSNSTPVPDATAAAHGPYHISGFFASKPHLSSGCRFEFNLTSPTLPSTPPVYCWASVELGFSGATWLGYVYQGLGHCDNERVDWTFNHPRGAETDRNDAVFNVTVDGVLGTYRVPKEDIYVNLNDEGNPFDNDVSYSGPREFEIVDFPGGD
- a CDS encoding hypothetical protein (EggNog:ENOG503NW4H; COG:S); this encodes MGSTGLFESFLGAIQASLSVLLVMTYGGVAGWLGLLDRKSSKKISKICVQLFLPALLITKVGSQLDLDSVSNYVPIVIWGVVCHIVSFGIGMLAQFGFGMPNWASVAILINNTTSYPLLLIGALQETGILDTLVMGDESSKEAVERAKSYFLVFSTISNCITFAVGPRLLEDTDSWDGEDKDGSDESGGGNQDDEEASADEQTRLLGNRNSSSSGRDNRQQENYTDEHPFFVSQEQWDGLSPRAQWWVSLVLSFFNAPLIGAVIGAVVGLAPPLHKAFFAPTQEGGIFTAWLTASLKTISQLFAPLPVLVTGLSLFNSIKEFRKSRKQGREDGKLRNIVPWGTVSFILLVRFVIWPAMSIGTIWLLATKTDWVGSDPILWFTMMLMPAGPSAQKLISLVQVTEGVGGEQEGAIARLLTISYIISPLLSLTVVGSLRACQGVLDG
- a CDS encoding hypothetical protein (COG:Q; EggNog:ENOG503Q4B3), with product METITPWPLVAAIVGGLCWMATTVIWRLYFHPLSRFPGPKLTAVTLWYEFYWNVVKKGQFMWRVEEMHQRYGPIVRINPHELHILDPDFYDELYGCGVNSKRKLDKYEWWTRLAVASSSTFTTVPHDLHRLRRAALNPFFSVASVTKLEPLIKSKVEKLSARLDKIAQTGEVFRLDAALMALTMDVICDYSFGHDRKYLDKPDFELQFKEAVVGATGGCFLMMQFPWIPSLMERIPQSIVKRTSPGVAYMLARQEDMIKQVNPILAGTDGEKSGARSIFHALRDNENLPPSERTLKRMCDEATLLTGAGSETTGQTLTRMFFYLKHVPDALERFREELDVAIPSEQDIPSWSTLQQLPYLTAVIKEALRLSYGITTRLPRVAHEAIIYKQYVIPAGTPVSQTGYFILMDPTVFPEPHVFKPERWLGSGKRLDRYLVPFGRGSRACLGIRYGSTLAYAEMYLTAATIVKRFDWEMYETTLGRDIACHRDAFVALGAHDSPGVRATMSRRKL